In a genomic window of Longimicrobiaceae bacterium:
- a CDS encoding Plug domain-containing protein has translation MGKHNSRLVGAALGCALLTACAGAAGPASHSGQSFAPERSAARRISATVIDGEHIWRRGGNLLTALRSRVAGLQIRRTGGCPSISLRGKRTLVGPSNPQVYVNGARAVDTCILEMTAAEDVDRIEVYPMGVTGRPGVQNHPYGIILVFLRNGSR, from the coding sequence ATGGGCAAGCACAACTCACGACTGGTCGGCGCCGCACTTGGTTGCGCGCTCCTCACCGCCTGTGCCGGCGCCGCCGGCCCGGCGAGCCACTCGGGGCAGTCCTTCGCGCCTGAAAGGTCGGCGGCGCGGCGGATCAGCGCCACGGTGATCGACGGGGAGCACATCTGGCGGCGGGGCGGGAACCTCCTTACCGCACTCCGCAGCCGCGTGGCCGGGCTGCAGATCCGGCGCACGGGCGGGTGCCCGAGCATCTCGCTGCGGGGGAAGCGCACGCTGGTAGGCCCCTCGAACCCGCAGGTCTACGTGAACGGCGCGCGCGCCGTGGACACCTGCATCCTGGAGATGACCGCGGCCGAGGACGTGGACCGGATCGAGGTGTACCCGATGGGAGTGACGGGACGGCCGGGTGTTCAGAACCATCCGTACGGGATCATCCTGGTCTTCCTGCGGAACGGATCGCGCTGA
- a CDS encoding SusD/RagB family nutrient-binding outer membrane lipoprotein codes for MKLSHIKKSASVLALAFMASACDDGLTELNVNPNAPEDVSAELLFPQAIQSSSRLVFGSGLHLNHTALWVQHFAKIQYTNEDRYFIRVSTNNAFWNSFYAGSLADVGQVIEKAQANNRPNQVASGKILQQWIFGVATDTYGDIPYTEASKGLETITGNAAAARPKYDPQPVIYRGILTELANASQMIQPGQGGFGAADLIYQGDMNKWRKLANSLRLRHSMRLSELVAKKPSELAAANIDPKAQFQAAMSAGVFTANADNALMRWTTSKPTHSPIHSFFFDQGRFDHTISQTIVDTLRNLSDPRLPVYATLPPVHAGKDPSNYELYNGAQNAANQVASFPTLSRIGDFFLALDAPSPIMTYAEVLFLQAEAAERGWIAGNAADLYRRAIQANMQFYGISQAQIDAYLAQPRVQYSGLNSIYLQKWIALYGNGPEAWIDWRRTGVPNITPGPRAVNSRRVPVRLPYPTNEQSVNNENLQAAVTRQGGGLTFNTPVWWDL; via the coding sequence ATGAAACTGAGCCATATCAAGAAGTCCGCGTCGGTGCTGGCACTCGCCTTCATGGCGAGTGCCTGCGACGACGGGCTGACGGAGCTGAATGTGAACCCGAACGCCCCGGAGGATGTGAGCGCTGAGCTCCTCTTCCCGCAGGCGATCCAGTCGAGCAGCCGGCTGGTGTTCGGCTCCGGGCTTCACCTGAACCACACGGCGCTCTGGGTCCAGCACTTCGCGAAGATCCAGTACACCAACGAGGACCGGTACTTCATCCGGGTCTCTACGAACAACGCGTTCTGGAACTCGTTCTACGCCGGGTCGCTGGCCGACGTGGGCCAGGTGATCGAGAAGGCGCAGGCGAACAACCGCCCGAACCAGGTCGCCAGCGGCAAGATCCTGCAGCAGTGGATCTTCGGCGTCGCGACGGACACGTACGGCGACATCCCGTACACCGAGGCCTCCAAGGGTCTGGAGACCATTACGGGGAATGCCGCTGCCGCGCGCCCGAAGTACGACCCGCAACCGGTCATCTACCGCGGGATCCTCACCGAGCTGGCGAACGCCAGCCAGATGATCCAGCCGGGGCAGGGCGGGTTCGGTGCCGCCGACCTGATCTATCAGGGCGACATGAACAAGTGGCGGAAGCTCGCCAACTCGCTGCGGCTGCGGCACTCGATGCGTCTCTCGGAGCTCGTCGCGAAGAAGCCGTCCGAGCTGGCGGCGGCGAATATCGATCCGAAGGCCCAGTTCCAGGCCGCGATGAGCGCCGGCGTCTTCACGGCCAATGCGGACAACGCGCTGATGCGGTGGACGACGTCCAAGCCGACGCACAGCCCGATCCATTCGTTCTTCTTCGACCAGGGTCGGTTCGACCACACGATCAGCCAGACGATCGTGGACACGCTGCGGAACCTGTCCGACCCGCGGCTCCCGGTATACGCGACGCTTCCGCCGGTGCACGCCGGAAAGGATCCGAGCAACTACGAGCTGTACAACGGGGCACAGAACGCGGCGAACCAGGTGGCGTCGTTCCCGACGCTGTCCCGCATCGGGGACTTCTTCCTCGCGCTGGACGCGCCCTCGCCGATCATGACGTACGCCGAGGTTCTCTTCCTCCAGGCGGAGGCGGCGGAGCGCGGCTGGATCGCCGGGAACGCGGCGGACCTGTACCGCCGGGCCATCCAGGCCAACATGCAGTTCTACGGGATCTCGCAGGCGCAGATCGATGCCTACCTGGCGCAGCCCCGCGTGCAGTACAGCGGGCTGAACAGCATCTACCTGCAGAAGTGGATCGCGCTCTACGGCAACGGGCCGGAGGCGTGGATCGACTGGCGCCGCACCGGTGTGCCCAACATCACCCCCGGTCCGAGAGCGGTCAACAGCCGTCGCGTTCCGGTGCGGCTCCCGTACCCGACCAACGAGCAGTCGGTGAACAACGAGAACCTGCAGGCAGCCGTCACGCGGCAGGGCGGCGGGCTGACCTTCAACACCCCGGTGTGGTGGGATCTGTAA
- a CDS encoding response regulator — MTGKLVLIVEDEPDSLDICSTLLRHHGYEVLVATSGEEAVALARQRRPDAIIMDVMLPGADGWATTARLKGSAETARIPVIVLTVRAMEPDREKSFEAGADSFLAKPAEPRHLLEEVQRFIGPAGPAA, encoded by the coding sequence ATGACGGGCAAACTCGTGCTGATCGTGGAGGACGAGCCGGATTCGCTGGACATCTGCTCCACCCTCCTGCGCCACCACGGCTACGAGGTCCTCGTGGCGACCAGTGGGGAGGAGGCGGTCGCCCTCGCACGCCAGCGCCGTCCCGATGCGATCATCATGGACGTCATGCTTCCCGGGGCGGACGGCTGGGCCACGACCGCTCGGCTGAAGGGCTCGGCCGAGACCGCACGCATCCCCGTCATCGTGCTCACCGTCCGTGCCATGGAGCCCGACCGGGAGAAGAGCTTCGAGGCGGGGGCGGACAGCTTCCTCGCCAAGCCGGCGGAGCCGCGGCACCTGCTCGAGGAGGTCCAGCGGTTCATCGGCCCCGCAGGGCCGGCCGCGTAG
- a CDS encoding SusC/RagA family TonB-linked outer membrane protein, protein MNKLLVAMTTACLVLGAEHASAQGRVVTGTVTSSTGQPLAGVVVTVRGTNVRAVTDADGRYSIQVPAGADRLVFTGQSVTTSDAAISGNTVNVTLAPQAVALEGLIVTALGITQQERAVGTSVQAVRGEELTQARETNLVNALAGKAAGVTVTNAGPQGGSSRIVIRGANSISGNNQPLFVVDGVPIDNSSPRLAGYGGVDYGNAAQDINPNDVESISILKGPNAAALYGSRAANGAIVITTKKGKSATGLGITASSNVTFETPLRLPDYQNEYGQGLSGRFEYVDGNYGGVNDGVDESWGPRLDGSIRKQWFGEGPWVANPNNVRDFFETGRTLNTNVALAANADNASVRLSLNNTNVDGMYPGFGLDRTTVALSGIANLTSRFTANGSVQYINADGENRPGVGYEGDNPMQQFIWFGRQVDMRQLKEAYEQNRGKQMVNWNYSYHNNPYWIALENRNFDNRDRLIGSGSANYRFTDWLNATVRTGTDWYEDRRKRTFAAGTLGGISIGEGGIGANGAYTENIIFQQETNSEFLLSAERDLTSDFSLSANFGGNRRDVRRNSNWVEVNDLSIPYVYNLGNSAAKPYVTDNLTRRRVNSLYGQAQFGFRNFWFVDVTGRNDWSSTLPEANNSYFYPSVSTSFVFTDAFPSFGGSLLSFGKLRGGWTRVGSDADPYMLRAVYSAVDVFNGVPAFAVGNTVPNPDLRPESTEAWEVGADVRFLSDRLGIDATYYDSKTTDQIVRVPISPTSGYTTRVMNAGTMSNKGVELQLSAVPVRMDNGFEWEVIGNYARNRSRVVELAEGVESLVLGTYWSVNVEARAGQPYGTLFGKAYNRDEQGRLIIGSNGRPSAADELQVLGNYNPDWTGSISNRLSYGGLDFSFLVDTRQGGEIFSVTNMFGQYAGVLAETARGRCGGALPACTAETGLIIPGVKADGTPNDIPVSAEAYYQGLYDLHEAHILDASFTKLREVRLGYNIPSNFTRRVGVSGMNLAVVGRNLWLKTDAPHIDPETAFDASNAQGFEFGQLPTARSIGFNVVVTP, encoded by the coding sequence ATGAATAAACTGCTAGTGGCAATGACCACGGCCTGCCTCGTGCTCGGTGCCGAGCACGCATCGGCGCAGGGCCGGGTGGTCACCGGCACGGTGACCTCCAGCACCGGGCAGCCGCTCGCCGGGGTGGTCGTTACCGTCCGCGGGACGAACGTGCGCGCCGTGACGGACGCCGACGGCCGCTACTCCATCCAGGTGCCGGCGGGCGCGGACCGCCTCGTCTTCACCGGCCAGTCGGTGACGACCTCGGACGCCGCGATCTCCGGCAACACGGTGAACGTCACCCTCGCGCCGCAGGCCGTCGCCCTCGAGGGGCTGATCGTCACGGCGCTGGGCATCACGCAGCAGGAGCGCGCCGTCGGCACCTCGGTGCAGGCCGTCCGGGGCGAGGAGCTGACCCAGGCCCGCGAGACGAACCTCGTCAACGCGCTGGCCGGAAAGGCCGCCGGCGTGACCGTCACGAACGCCGGTCCGCAGGGCGGCTCGTCGCGCATCGTCATCCGCGGCGCGAACTCGATCAGCGGCAACAACCAGCCGCTCTTCGTGGTCGACGGCGTGCCGATCGACAACTCGTCCCCGCGCCTGGCGGGGTACGGCGGCGTCGACTACGGCAACGCGGCGCAGGACATCAACCCCAATGACGTCGAGTCGATCAGCATCCTGAAGGGGCCCAACGCGGCGGCGCTCTACGGCTCCCGCGCGGCCAACGGTGCGATCGTCATCACGACCAAGAAGGGCAAGAGCGCCACGGGGCTGGGGATCACCGCCAGCAGCAACGTGACCTTCGAGACCCCGCTGCGCCTGCCCGACTACCAGAACGAGTACGGGCAGGGGCTCTCCGGGCGCTTCGAGTACGTGGACGGCAACTACGGCGGCGTCAACGACGGTGTCGACGAGAGCTGGGGTCCGCGCCTGGACGGGAGCATCCGGAAGCAGTGGTTCGGCGAGGGGCCCTGGGTGGCCAACCCGAACAACGTGCGCGACTTCTTCGAGACCGGCCGCACGCTCAACACGAACGTCGCGCTGGCGGCGAACGCGGACAACGCGAGCGTCCGCCTCTCGCTCAACAACACCAACGTGGACGGGATGTATCCCGGCTTCGGCCTGGATCGTACGACCGTCGCGCTGAGCGGGATCGCGAACCTCACCTCGCGCTTCACCGCCAACGGTTCCGTCCAGTACATCAACGCCGACGGTGAGAACCGTCCGGGCGTCGGGTACGAGGGCGACAACCCGATGCAGCAGTTCATCTGGTTCGGGCGCCAGGTGGACATGCGCCAGCTCAAGGAGGCGTACGAGCAGAACCGCGGGAAGCAGATGGTGAACTGGAACTACAGTTACCACAACAACCCGTACTGGATCGCGCTCGAGAACCGGAACTTCGACAATCGCGACCGCCTGATCGGGAGCGGTTCGGCCAACTACCGCTTCACCGACTGGCTGAACGCCACGGTGCGCACCGGCACCGACTGGTACGAGGACCGCCGCAAGCGGACCTTCGCCGCGGGCACTCTCGGCGGCATCAGCATCGGTGAAGGCGGCATCGGGGCCAACGGCGCGTACACCGAGAACATCATCTTCCAGCAGGAGACCAACTCGGAGTTCCTGCTCTCCGCCGAGCGCGACCTGACCAGCGACTTCAGCCTCTCGGCGAACTTCGGCGGCAACCGCCGCGACGTGCGGCGGAACAGCAACTGGGTCGAGGTCAACGACCTGAGCATCCCCTACGTGTACAACCTGGGGAACTCGGCGGCCAAGCCGTACGTGACGGACAACCTCACCCGGCGTCGGGTCAACTCGCTCTACGGGCAGGCGCAGTTCGGGTTCCGCAACTTCTGGTTCGTGGACGTGACCGGCCGCAACGACTGGTCTTCCACGCTGCCGGAGGCCAACAACTCGTACTTCTACCCCTCCGTCTCGACGAGCTTCGTCTTCACCGACGCGTTCCCGAGCTTCGGCGGCAGCCTGCTCTCCTTCGGCAAGCTGCGCGGCGGCTGGACCCGCGTCGGCAGCGACGCGGACCCGTACATGCTCCGCGCCGTGTACTCGGCGGTGGACGTGTTCAACGGCGTCCCGGCCTTCGCGGTGGGGAACACCGTGCCCAACCCGGACCTGAGGCCGGAGAGCACGGAGGCCTGGGAGGTCGGTGCCGACGTCCGCTTCCTGAGCGACCGGCTCGGGATCGACGCGACCTACTACGACTCCAAGACCACTGACCAGATCGTCCGGGTGCCGATCTCGCCGACCAGCGGCTACACGACGCGCGTGATGAACGCGGGCACGATGTCCAACAAGGGTGTCGAGCTGCAGCTCAGCGCCGTGCCGGTCCGCATGGACAACGGCTTCGAGTGGGAGGTCATCGGCAACTACGCCCGCAACCGCAGCCGGGTGGTCGAGCTCGCCGAGGGCGTGGAGTCGCTCGTGCTCGGCACGTACTGGAGCGTCAACGTCGAGGCCCGGGCGGGCCAGCCGTACGGGACGCTGTTCGGGAAGGCGTACAATCGTGACGAGCAGGGCCGCCTGATCATCGGCTCGAACGGACGGCCGTCGGCCGCCGATGAGCTGCAGGTGCTCGGAAACTACAACCCGGACTGGACGGGGAGCATCAGCAACCGCCTCAGCTACGGCGGGCTCGACTTCAGCTTCCTGGTCGACACCCGGCAGGGCGGCGAGATCTTCTCGGTGACCAACATGTTCGGGCAGTACGCCGGCGTCCTGGCGGAGACCGCCCGCGGCCGCTGCGGCGGCGCCCTTCCGGCCTGCACGGCGGAGACGGGCCTGATCATCCCGGGGGTGAAGGCCGATGGAACCCCGAACGACATCCCGGTGTCGGCGGAGGCCTACTACCAGGGGCTGTACGACCTGCACGAGGCGCACATCCTCGACGCCAGCTTCACCAAGCTGCGCGAGGTCCGGCTGGGCTACAACATCCCGAGCAACTTCACCCGTCGTGTGGGTGTGTCCGGGATGAACCTGGCGGTGGTCGGCCGCAACCTGTGGCTCAAGACCGATGCGCCGCACATCGACCCGGAGACCGCGTTCGACGCGAGCAACGCGCAGGGCTTCGAGTTCGGCCAGCTCCCGACGGCGCGGAGCATCGGGTTCAACGTCGTCGTCACGCCGTGA